TGCATGAAAGTTTTTACACAAATCCCACACAAACCACAGGATAATTCTCACTTCCAACTAAAATTGTTGGAACATTatgtaaaaatggaaatacaTGTACCAACATTTTCCTATAATCTATTACAAAATTTAATAGATATCACTGACTATCTTTTTCAGTTATACATCACAGACCATTGAATTGGACCATAAGCTGAAGCCTTTCATTCCTGACTTCATTCCAGCCGTAGGCGACATCGATGCTTTCCTTAAAGTGAGTAaagttatattaataataagaatgataatatattttaaataatataataatttgtaatCATGACAACACTGGGAATCAGAGCTTTAAACATACTGTGTGTTTTTgcctattcaattcaatttaattcacttttatttgtatagtgcttttaacaattgtcattgacgcaatacagctttacacaattaaaataattatttaagtttgtatgaaatgtgaatgtgtataaatcaaaatggtcagatagtccctgatgagcaagccgagggcggctgtggcaaagaaaaactccctgatatggcaataggaagaaaccttgagaggacccagacttaacagggaacttAACCTCATTCCTCATTtgagtgaaacagagagcaggaattaatctgcattcatactgtgtgttagggaACAGGCAATTCTGtataacagttaatgttaattgatgttaatatggagtccaggtagttattggaggctcaggtagacttttaggaaatttcagtcctgaactatcgaacaactgcagccaagtcaagtcctcagagaaacagctgtcaacatcagtcgaggacagaaCCGGCTTCATgatagagtgaaaccgtccccagacaccagacgcatcccaaagagacacgagtgtgacgagatctccaaccagaatcGGGGCACCAGGACAAGTCAGACAGGTTCAgggggcagagggagtctggatcactggcagctcaggaacgacatgtgtagctcgacagggagagggaaagagagagagaggagagaaaacaggagaggagagaaaacaggagaggagagagcagaagaggagagataacagttaggtatggtcacagtcatataatgtataagttgaatgtacagtatatttagtgtagagtgcaagcagggactccggcaggactaattaTGACAACATAACTAAAacggagagccagaaggaaacacagacatgagggctccctgagatgtaaagcaaccaatcacctcacccttaacaaacctgagtgatcaataagagAGGGAAAggcagcatctaaacataccagttcaccataatactctacgtccatgtgtcccccagatctgctcctttacctaaggcaaatctatttatatctTATGTGTTGAGGTTCCTCGGCCAGACGGGAAAGCTGACGGTCTGGGCTTGCTGGTGTTGGATGAACCATGCACTAAGCAGTCTGACCCCACTGTGCTCTCCCTGTGGCTTTCTGAAAACAGTAAACAGCACAACATTGCGGTGAGTACGCGTGATCTCATGCACACTCTTAAACAATTAATTCAGTgcacaaatttattttttaactgattTATATATACTGAAGTATTACTTGCATAAGCTAGTTTGTCCATAGATAAGTTCTTATTCTTTCCgctcatcaaaataaaaaaaaaaacacaaaaaaatttctTTATAGGAAGTAAAAGTGAAGAGTATTGAGAACCCACAAAAGAACCCAAAAGCTATAGATAACTGGATAGAGAGCATCAGTGAACTGCATCGCTCCAAACCACCagctactgtacactacaccagGTACGGACAGTAGCGTATGATGCATTACAGCTGGTACTACAGTACAAcacttacatactgtaaacactTATTGTATAtgcacatttaaacacacactatgCTGCAACAAATTGGTTCAGTTGACACAGCGATTCAacatgaacagttttttttattgaatgtggtgtctttaataattttctggattttctcCTCAGACCCATGCCAGACATCGATACCCTGATGCAGGAGTGGCCACCTGAGTTTGAGGAACTTTTAGGCAAGGTTGGTTTGAAAacaatttagcaaatgtgtGGAACCTAATTGTATAAACAGTACCGGTCAAAAAACAGTATagtcttacaagaacagtattgtcaagtgcatgtGCGTaaaccatcaagcaccatgataaaactggctctcatgaagaccatatTAGGAGTGGTAGACGAAATACTCTGCCGTAGAGGAGAAGTTCACCAGTTCAAATCACCAGTTAACGGCCCCTCAGATTGGAGCTAATgtgacacatctcaatattaacggttcaaagaagattaatgCATATTGTGGATGCATTCAGCATTGTTGTACAAGGTAGCAAGatataaaaatcaggaaatgtCCAAAATATTGgctggtactgtatgttgtttatGTGGAAGTTATAGTtccataaaataatcaatatgTAGATACAAATCCTGCCAGGCAGCTACATCTCTTACATTTTTCATACAAGTGTATTACATGTTTATAAAGTATATTTCTTAGTAATGTGTACattaacctctctctctctctctctctctctctctctctctctctctctctttgtccctctcttcctctcgcTCCCTTGCTCCCAGGTGAATCTCCCCACAGCAGATATTAACTGTGACCTTGCAGAGTACATTGACATAATCTGTGGTTAGTTAaaactttaatttctttttcattcattcattcattcattcattcatttattcattcatttattcatttgtttaagCCCTGCATTGGAATTTTATTTtgatgtggatttttttttttaggtatctTTGACATTCCAGTCTACAAGAACCGAATTCAGTCTCTCCACATCCTGTTCACACTTTATTCAGAATTCAAAAACTCCCAGGTTTGTTTTATAGTCTGGCCTTTATGCGCTCTTCTCTGAAATgccatctctctctgtccttaCAAGTGGCTGCTGAAACAACAGGTTCCTGCAAAGCTTTAGTGTCCGACCTTTTATTCCGCAGTGACAGATCTGTTATTACAGTGGTGGGTTAAAGGGTCACAGTTTAGAGTGGGTTGGGGTGTTAACCTCAATGTGTCTACAGGATCCTACCTGCATTATTGCAACCCCACTACACATGTAAACAAGTCTGaaataaataatctgtaaaatttgtattatttaatactGAATGGTTATGTTTGGGAGTTTTGCACTACCTGTTGTGAAacaatgtattatattttaGGGCAACTAATTTTCAAGAGCTTCTTGCCTTTTACTTAAGGATAATTTTATCACTTTAAACAACTTTTACATCAACAGCAACTGCTTTTGGTGGTCATTTGTTTATATGTATGCTTGAGATCTATCCAGTTGCCACATCAGATTACAATCATAAAAAACTACAATGGTATATTATCCACCTACTCATGCAGCAGTGCAACTATCTCTACAGGCATTCCAACAACAATAACGCTCATGTAGCCTTTAGAgctaaaaactgttttaaagtttagagcaaatgtttaaaaaaaaaaaatctgataaactTCAGCTTTCCTGTGAAAACACTTCAATGTCTTATGgaaattgtgtgt
The sequence above is drawn from the Clarias gariepinus isolate MV-2021 ecotype Netherlands chromosome 17, CGAR_prim_01v2, whole genome shotgun sequence genome and encodes:
- the ift46 gene encoding intraflagellar transport protein 46 homolog, which gives rise to MERSERQKTQLIANQPYDETLDINDSEEVASLYTPTPRQAVFRNTSRQQLNNMAKTGSDEFEDGAKQKRKGPPASPREATENNDEEDDSDDDDDDDDDDSDETESDEDDGEPGSAPEGAYDPADYDHLRVTSDIKELFQYITRYTSQTIELDHKLKPFIPDFIPAVGDIDAFLKVPRPDGKADGLGLLVLDEPCTKQSDPTVLSLWLSENSKQHNIAEVKVKSIENPQKNPKAIDNWIESISELHRSKPPATVHYTRPMPDIDTLMQEWPPEFEELLGKVNLPTADINCDLAEYIDIICGIFDIPVYKNRIQSLHILFTLYSEFKNSQHFKDLAEGHKSSPTQHITTTEAETLTLE